In one window of Pseudomonadota bacterium DNA:
- a CDS encoding ketoacyl-ACP synthase III has protein sequence MSVQLRTRIVGTGSYRAEGVLTNFDLEKIVDTSDDWIVGRTGIRERRVAGAGICTSDMAAAALKNALEMAGKSANDLDMIVCGTVTPDRPLPATAAYVQQKIGATNHCASFDLAAACAGFIYGLSIADSFIRTGKAKTVGVIGVELLSRVLNYQDRNTCVLFGDGAGAVVVTGETGEPGVLSTHIFTDGSLTELLTIPAGGSQLPTSAETVAARQHYVSMEGKEVFRYAVRYLSSAAELALERNGLGPSDIDLVVAHQANMRILDGVSKRIKVPLDKFVLNIERYGNTSSASIPIALDEAVRAGRVHPGNTLLMVALGGGISWGSAVVRW, from the coding sequence ATGAGCGTTCAACTTCGCACCAGGATCGTCGGCACGGGGAGCTACCGCGCCGAGGGCGTGCTTACCAATTTCGATCTCGAAAAGATCGTCGACACTTCCGACGATTGGATCGTGGGGCGGACCGGCATCCGCGAGCGGCGCGTGGCCGGAGCGGGGATCTGCACCTCCGACATGGCCGCGGCGGCGCTCAAGAACGCGCTCGAGATGGCCGGCAAGTCCGCCAACGACCTCGACATGATCGTGTGCGGGACCGTCACGCCCGACAGGCCGCTCCCGGCGACCGCCGCCTACGTGCAGCAGAAGATCGGCGCGACCAACCACTGCGCGTCCTTCGACCTCGCGGCGGCCTGCGCCGGGTTCATCTACGGGCTGTCGATCGCCGACAGCTTCATCCGCACCGGCAAGGCGAAGACCGTGGGCGTGATCGGCGTCGAGCTCTTGTCGCGCGTGTTGAACTACCAGGACCGCAACACGTGCGTGCTGTTCGGCGACGGCGCGGGAGCGGTCGTCGTGACCGGGGAGACCGGAGAGCCCGGCGTGCTCTCGACGCACATCTTCACCGACGGGTCGCTCACCGAGCTTCTGACCATCCCGGCGGGCGGCTCGCAGCTGCCGACCTCCGCCGAGACCGTGGCGGCGCGCCAGCACTACGTGTCGATGGAGGGCAAGGAGGTGTTCCGCTACGCGGTGCGCTACCTCTCGTCTGCGGCGGAGCTCGCCCTCGAGCGCAACGGGCTCGGACCGAGCGACATCGACCTCGTCGTGGCGCACCAGGCGAACATGCGAATCCTGGACGGCGTGTCCAAGCGCATCAAGGTCCCGCTGGACAAATTCGTCCTCAACATCGAAAGATACGGAAACACCTCGAGCGCCTCGATCCCGATCGCGCTCGACGAGGCGGTGCGGGCCGGCCGGGTGCACCCGGGCAACACGCTCCTCATGGTCGCCCTGGGGGGCGGGATCTCGTGGGGCTCCGCCGTGGTGAGATGGTGA
- the nrdR gene encoding transcriptional regulator NrdR has protein sequence MKCPTCGEADTRVIDSRALRDGSEIRRRRQCDGCNARFTTYERAEGTFPLVVKKDGRREPWSREKLLHGLAKACEKRPVPIEVIERVVDEIGRAVTGLGEAEIRSERIGEEVMRRLRKLDEVAYVRFASVYRSFKDIDEFMIELSTLMKKRESGTKEGEP, from the coding sequence ATGAAGTGCCCGACCTGCGGCGAGGCGGACACCCGGGTCATCGATTCGCGCGCCCTGCGGGACGGCTCGGAGATCCGGCGCAGGCGCCAGTGCGACGGCTGCAACGCGAGGTTCACGACGTACGAGCGCGCGGAGGGCACGTTCCCGCTGGTCGTGAAGAAGGATGGGCGCCGCGAGCCGTGGAGCCGCGAGAAGCTCCTGCACGGCCTCGCGAAGGCGTGCGAGAAGCGACCCGTGCCGATCGAGGTCATCGAGCGCGTCGTGGACGAGATCGGACGCGCCGTGACCGGGCTCGGGGAGGCCGAGATCCGGAGCGAGCGCATCGGCGAGGAGGTCATGCGCCGGCTCCGCAAGCTGGACGAGGTGGCGTACGTCCGCTTCGCGAGCGTCTACCGCTCCTTCAAGGACATCGACGAGTTCATGATCGAGCTCTCGACGCTCATGAAGAAGCGCGAGTCCGGAACGAAGGAGGGGGAGCCGTGA
- the fabF gene encoding beta-ketoacyl-ACP synthase II: protein MTGNRRVVITGCGAISPLGLDVGALWSGLVGCRSGVGMITRFDATDFTTKIAAEVKGFDPTKWVAPREVRQMDRFIQYAIAAADEAMRDSGFVITDENATRVATVMGVGVGGLETIEITHLLMKEKGPKRISPYFIPGMISNLAPGHISMRFGAKGPSVTTTSACASSAHAIGESYRMIQYGTVDAVICGGAEATVTPLGIGGFNALKALSTRNDSPETASRPFDKDRDGFVMGEGSGVLIVEELEHAKRRGAKIYAEVTGYGSTADANHITQPAPGGEGAVRCMQLSLADARLAPSQIDYINAHGTSTPINDPLETLAVKTAFGDHARKLAISSTKSMTGHLLGAAGAMEAIVLSKAIELQIAPPTTNLTTPDPACDLDYIPDQARQMKIEHALSNSLGFGGTNVSLIFSRFRG from the coding sequence GTGACGGGAAATCGAAGGGTAGTGATCACGGGGTGCGGCGCCATCAGCCCGCTCGGGCTCGACGTCGGCGCGCTGTGGAGCGGGCTCGTCGGTTGCCGGTCGGGCGTCGGCATGATCACGCGCTTCGACGCGACGGACTTCACGACGAAGATCGCCGCCGAGGTGAAGGGCTTCGATCCGACGAAGTGGGTGGCCCCCCGCGAGGTCCGCCAGATGGACCGGTTCATCCAGTACGCGATCGCGGCGGCCGACGAGGCGATGCGCGACTCGGGGTTCGTCATCACGGACGAGAACGCGACCCGCGTCGCGACCGTGATGGGCGTCGGCGTGGGCGGCCTCGAGACGATCGAGATCACCCACCTCCTCATGAAGGAGAAGGGCCCGAAGCGGATCTCCCCGTACTTCATCCCGGGCATGATCTCGAACCTCGCGCCGGGCCACATCTCGATGCGCTTCGGCGCCAAGGGGCCGTCGGTCACGACGACCTCCGCGTGCGCGTCGTCGGCCCACGCCATCGGCGAGTCGTACCGCATGATCCAGTACGGCACGGTGGACGCGGTCATCTGCGGCGGCGCGGAGGCGACCGTCACGCCCCTCGGCATCGGCGGGTTCAACGCCCTCAAGGCGCTGTCCACGCGGAACGACAGCCCCGAGACCGCGAGCCGCCCGTTCGACAAGGATCGGGACGGCTTCGTGATGGGCGAGGGATCCGGCGTGCTCATCGTAGAGGAGCTCGAGCACGCGAAGCGGCGCGGCGCGAAGATCTACGCCGAGGTGACCGGGTACGGCTCGACGGCCGACGCGAACCACATCACCCAACCCGCCCCGGGCGGCGAGGGTGCGGTCCGCTGCATGCAGCTCAGCCTGGCCGACGCGCGCCTCGCGCCCTCGCAGATCGACTACATCAACGCGCACGGCACCTCGACGCCGATCAACGATCCGCTCGAGACGCTCGCCGTGAAGACGGCGTTCGGCGATCACGCGAGGAAGCTCGCGATCAGCTCGACCAAATCGATGACCGGTCACCTCCTCGGCGCCGCGGGCGCCATGGAGGCGATCGTGCTCTCCAAGGCGATAGAGCTCCAGATCGCGCCGCCGACGACCAACCTGACGACGCCGGATCCGGCGTGCGATCTGGACTACATCCCGGACCAGGCCCGCCAGATGAAGATCGAGCACGCCCTGTCGAACTCGCTCGGCTTCGGCGGGACCAACGTCTCCCTCATCTTCTCCCGTTTCCGGGGTTGA
- the fabD gene encoding ACP S-malonyltransferase, whose protein sequence is MTGRYALVFPGQGAQKVGMGRELFDAFEAARATFAEADAALKEPLSRLIFEGPLEALTLTANTQPSILTVSVAAFRALASKVPLAPAFVAGHSLGEYSALVAAGSMSFADAVRTTRARGAFMQEAVPAGIGAMAAVMKRTEADVAAACERAAEGEIVSPANFNSPDQIVVSGHAGAVARASELLQGGGGRVIPLKVSAPFHCALMRPAAERLAAFLREVRFAAPTAPIVTNVEAAPNADASRIRDLLVTQVTSPVRWTNTVRRMIEEGVTTFVELGPGSVLAGLIKKIDAGATVVSAGDPKGIEAAATALAELG, encoded by the coding sequence ATGACGGGCAGGTACGCGCTGGTGTTCCCCGGACAGGGGGCGCAGAAGGTCGGCATGGGGCGCGAGCTCTTCGATGCGTTCGAGGCCGCGCGCGCGACCTTCGCCGAGGCGGACGCCGCGCTCAAAGAGCCGCTCTCCAGGCTGATCTTCGAAGGTCCCCTCGAGGCGCTGACTTTGACCGCGAACACCCAGCCGTCGATCCTGACCGTCTCGGTCGCGGCGTTCCGCGCGCTCGCCTCGAAGGTCCCGCTCGCGCCGGCGTTCGTCGCGGGGCACAGCCTCGGGGAGTACAGCGCCCTCGTCGCCGCGGGGTCGATGTCGTTCGCGGACGCCGTCCGCACGACGCGCGCGCGCGGCGCGTTCATGCAGGAGGCGGTCCCGGCAGGGATCGGGGCGATGGCGGCGGTGATGAAGCGCACAGAGGCCGACGTCGCTGCGGCGTGCGAGCGGGCCGCGGAGGGGGAGATCGTCTCCCCGGCGAACTTCAACTCCCCGGATCAGATCGTCGTCTCCGGCCACGCGGGCGCCGTGGCGCGCGCGTCGGAGCTGCTCCAGGGCGGCGGCGGCCGCGTCATCCCGCTGAAGGTGAGCGCGCCGTTCCATTGCGCGCTGATGCGGCCCGCGGCGGAGCGGCTCGCCGCCTTCCTCCGCGAGGTGCGGTTCGCGGCGCCGACCGCGCCTATCGTCACGAACGTCGAGGCCGCGCCCAACGCCGACGCGTCGCGGATCCGCGATCTGCTCGTGACCCAGGTGACCTCGCCCGTGCGTTGGACGAACACCGTGCGCCGCATGATCGAGGAGGGCGTCACGACCTTCGTCGAGCTCGGCCCCGGCAGCGTGCTCGCTGGCTTGATCAAGAAAATCGACGCGGGCGCGACGGTCGTGTCCGCCGGCGATCCGAAAGGCATTGAGGCGGCCGCGACGGCGCTGGCCGAGCTCGGTTGA
- the rpiB gene encoding ribose 5-phosphate isomerase B → MRRIAIASDHGGFELKEELRRVLAGGELELVDLGCGSADESVDYPDYAGLLCDEVLSGRAERGILVCGTGIGMSIAANRRRGIRAALCWDLFTARMAREHNDANVLCLGGRVLAAATAAEIAREFLGSAFAGGRHSRRLAKIDPS, encoded by the coding sequence ATGCGTCGCATCGCGATCGCCAGCGATCACGGTGGATTCGAGCTCAAGGAGGAGCTGAGGCGGGTGCTCGCGGGAGGCGAGCTCGAGCTCGTCGATCTCGGGTGCGGCTCTGCGGACGAGTCCGTCGACTACCCCGACTACGCGGGCCTGCTCTGCGACGAGGTCCTCTCGGGGCGCGCGGAGCGCGGCATCCTCGTGTGCGGCACCGGCATCGGCATGAGCATCGCCGCGAACCGACGGCGCGGGATCCGGGCCGCGCTCTGCTGGGACCTCTTCACCGCGAGGATGGCCCGCGAGCACAACGACGCGAACGTGCTGTGCCTCGGAGGCCGCGTCCTCGCCGCGGCGACCGCAGCCGAGATCGCGCGCGAGTTCCTCGGCAGCGCCTTCGCCGGCGGCCGGCACTCGCGACGCCTCGCCAAGATCGACCCGTCATGA
- the acpP gene encoding acyl carrier protein: MEIENKVREIVCQQLDVEPGQVKMETSFVDDLGADSLAVVELVLALEEAFEIDVPDEDTEKLRTFKDAVEYITAKVNG; this comes from the coding sequence ATGGAGATCGAGAACAAGGTGCGCGAAATCGTTTGTCAGCAGCTCGACGTGGAGCCCGGCCAGGTGAAGATGGAGACGTCGTTCGTCGATGACCTCGGCGCCGACTCGCTCGCGGTCGTCGAGCTTGTTCTCGCGCTCGAGGAAGCTTTCGAGATCGACGTGCCCGACGAGGACACGGAGAAGCTCCGGACCTTCAAGGACGCCGTCGAGTACATCACCGCGAAGGTCAACGGTTGA